The DNA sequence ccatttacttttacactgtgagttTGCCCAAGATATTTGGACTTATTTTCTCAGTAGAATGGGtatagcatgggtgatgccgggtagggtggttgatttgttagcaagctggaaagggatcacagggacaccacagattgcagccgtgtggaagatggttcccatatgtattttctggtgtatttggaatgaaagaaacgaGAGACTCTTTGAGGACCATGAacgttccttggaagagtttaggagttttttctggaagactttgtttttgtgggccattgctcttgATTGGAATGGtcgcagcttccatgatttccttgtaactgttcctagtgcttaaataggtgtaatcacatgtatacttctagtgtacctgggctatgcctacttttattaatgaaataacttattacttatcaaaaaaaaaaaaattgtctctaGGGGTCTTAATGTGCTTCTTATCACTTTGGTTTATAGCATACGTCTTTATGAGTACAAAGAAGAAAGACACAGGTGTTGTGGAAGAAGTTGCGATTCCAGCTTCAACAAAGGCTGCTACAACTGCTCCTGCTGCTGAAAAACCCTTACCTTTGCCAACCATAACAGAGTCTGTGAAGTCAAGGAAACCAGTTCCAGAGGATCAGCAGCGTGAACTTTTCAAGTGGTTAttggaagagaagaggaaggtTAAATCAAAAGATCCCGAAGAAAAGAAGCGCATTGACGAAGAGAAAGCCATTCTCAAACGGTTTATTCGAGCAAAATCTATCCCAAGTGTCTAATTATTCAACAGCTGTTCTCAAATTTACAGATTActagaaatgattttattttgtattttttcatgttAATTGTCATGGTGTTTTATAGTTGGGTTGAAGATTAATGCTGGAATTTCATCTGATTCCATCTAAGTTCTTGAAGTCGTGAAGTGCAATACAAGGATAATGTTGATGCTGATCAGTAAAACATAGAACCAACTTCTATCTTCCCTGCTCTGCTAATAGACCTGTATGTGGTCCGACCAACTTTCTTggttgtttttatgtttttcttatacTGCATTCGTTTGGCTTTGAATATTAGGGACCAATCTATGTTTATCTAggttaaaaaaaacactatccACTATAACACTTCcagaattcaaatattttacagATCCTCTATAAAGCAAGCTATGGAGGAGAAAATATACTCTCCATGCTTAGCTCTCTGTATAATTTACTAATACCCCATCATTGACATTTAGGATATGAAACTTTTCTTGTCATACCTGCTTCATCTCTGCAGGCTCATATCATTCTCATTGCAAGAGAGAACTACAGTTTCATTTACTGCCCTATTCTGGAAGTTCCAAGTTGTGGAGATTCCACGCcctgaagaaaaaattaaaataaataagtaaataatcaTGCAATTTCAAATGGGCCTAACGAGCGCATGCACAATTTCCGTAGAGGTCGTGGACACCCCCCCTAATCTGCATACCGGTAGTTTATGTTTCAACCAACAAGTGAGCTTTCCTCTTCTAAATTTACCCCATAAAGttggtaaaaaatatataatatatctaaaGGTTCCCAAAACTCGGAGAAATAGTGGAATGAATGAGCAAAACACACAAATAAACTCTATAGtttgcgtgtgtgtgtgtgtgtgtgtgtgagagagagagagagagagagagagagagagctatttGATGCAATGATGATATTTGATTAAAGTAGACATTTTTAAGTAAGATACTTAAATCATAAGTTAGGTAATTTGAAACAAAGAGATAAAGCAAAACAGAGGAATGGAGCttagcatttaaaaaataagcaatCAAGAAATGGGCCAACGTGGGaactgaatattttttaattatagtcAAACAGAGATCTTGAAAGTTCTTGAAATAGATTAATTTATGCCTGCTCCTGAGAAAGATGGGCCCTGTTTTTCTTCATTTGCTTTACTTCGCATTTGGGACGCACCGGTATTTGTGCTCATAGAAGATATTGCCAATTACTCTGCCACCTCTGAGTAAGAGAATTCCATACAATAATTTAACTGTATTTGTTGGCAGAGAGGCACAGATACATGTGGCCTCTACCatataaaatgagaaagaaaggatGGGAACGAATGTGACATGAGAGGCTGGCCTTGTGTACGCagggggggagagagaaagagagagagagagagaagttgtgAGGCAGGGGATGATGATGGAGGATTGTGGTTGGATTTATTGAGTCTCTCACATGAATGCACGAGGCCGCCCAGCTGCCACTGCCAAAGGAAGGAAGGGGGGGACTCCAAAGAACAATCATGCATTTGTGGGGACTTCTCACTCTTTTGTATATCTATGTACTGAATAAACTTATCATAACATTCACGAAAGAACTTTTAAGATTATTCCTCTCTGAACTTTTTAACCTCTGCACAGATGTACGCTACTGCTCAAACTGAAACCCAGCTGAACAAAATCGGTCATTTGGTCAAATACACAGTATATAATCATTTCTAGGTTACTTCATACTCTATTCTGGGTGGGATTGTTGGTCAAAATGACAAGATTTAACATTATCTTAAATTGGGTCGTTGTGTCTTTCTTACCAGGCTGCCAACCTCAACCCAATAAAACCTGGCTAAGCTTCTGACCCATTGTTATGATCGAAAAATGGTCTTAAATTCGATTCTTACTGTTGACAGAAATgtgaagaagttgaaaaatgtgtcgGTCAGGCTTTCAACGCCACCCTCTAATAAAACCTGGCTGACTATAAGCATCCAACCTTGTGTAAATCCAGCACCAAGACAAAACCtgcctataaaataaaataaaaagtacctAATGcaaatctttaaatttatgCCCGCCCCAATACAAACATTCCATGTTCTACATTAAGTTGGCTctaacatctctctctctctccgctcgCGTGCTTGTACGCATGCATACTTATTCTTTCAGCTTAAAAATGTTAGTCATGGCTGTGGTCACCATGATTAAGCATATTTAAGGCAAAGCTTAGAGACAGAAagggagagaaacagagagagaccGTGCATGCGGGAAATTTATCCATAATGGACACCATGTGGCTTGTGTTAGGgacatcaattttcttttccaccATAATTCTCTACAGGAAAAGGTTTAGACTCAGATCATTACACAGAAGCACACTTCCTTTAGGCAGTCTTGGATGGCCTCTTATAGGGGAAACAATTGAGTTTGTGTCTTGTGCTTACTCTGACCGCCCCGAGAGCTTCATGGACAAACGTCGCCGCATGTAAGTGTGATTATATAGTATATGAGCAGTACCCGGATCATTACTACTTTCTCTTAATTGCACCATCAAATCATGCATTATTTTCTCATGATTTAGCTTAGCATGATTCAAATCTATGCTTCTGtagtataaatatatcaatatttgtaattatagccgctcttagtttttgtttttgtttctttacttGTCTGTGCACTAACAAAACACAATTATGATCATCTAAAGCTAATATTCTACTTTGCTTAATTTTGTAGATATGGAAAGGTGTTCAAGTCACACATATTTGGAAGTCCCACGATTGTTTCGACGGATGCAGAAGTGAATAAATTTGTTCTGCAGAGTGATGCAAAGGCTTTCGTCCCGTCTTACCCCAAATCACTCACGGAGTTGATGGGGAAGTCTTCTATTTTGCTGATCAATGGGAGCTTACAAAGGAGAATCCATGGACTCATAGGAGCCTTCTTCAAGTCCCCACATCTCAAGGCTCAAATTACAAGGGACATGCAAAAGTATGTTCAAGAATCAATGGCAAATTGGAAAGATGACCATCCCATATACATACAAGATGAAGCCAAAAATGTTagctctctctctgttctctctGTGCCATTAATCTATATGgatttgggaagtgatgagTTCCTATCATTTAAGTTGGAGTCTATATATTTCTTCCAACAAGTTTAAAGTGACTCCTTGACAAGAATACTCTAATATACACAATAATACAACTACTTAAAGATGCCACCAGCTCTCttgaatctatatatatatatgcttctaccatgtttaagatgttttatgagaaagtTAGCTagagcttctctctctctctctcctcccagtGGAATCGTCCATGAGTGAATTAATAATCTCTCTGGATCCTACTAACTAATTAGGTTTGAAgaatattttggtttaaattAAGGAATCCAGTTGTCTATGGGGTTCACAATAATTTTGCATGAATCATATTGTTTGGAAAATTAGATTCATAATTATTGTGTTACCTGGTCTTTTTGAAAAGTAACTAAGATTGCCCTGTCTGTATCCAGATTGCCTTTCAAGTACTAGTCAAGGCATTGATTAGTTTGGATCCCGGTGAAGAAATGGAACTTCTAAAGAAACAGTTCCAACAATTCATCTCTGGCCTCATGTCTTTACCCATAAACATTCCGGGAACTACGCTCTACGGATCACTACAGGCAAGTAATTAGTTAACTCATTTGTCtacatgttcatgttcatgttcatgttattttctcttaaaatatcGATCCATCCATCGATTAAATTTCACTATGATCAGGCAAAGAAGAAAATGGTTAGTTTAGTACAAAACATAATCCAAGCTAGAAGACAAAGTGTCCTAATCTCCACGGTTCCAAAAGATGTGGTAGATGTGTTGCTCAATGATTCAAGTGAACAATTAACAGACGATCTAATAGCAGATAATATGATTGATATGATGATACCGGGAGAGGATTCAGTGCCGATTCTCATGACTCTAGCCATAAAATACCTCTCGGATTGCCCCACTGCCCTACAACAGTTAACGGTATggaaattttctctctttttaatataatggaGTTAATAACCAAATTACCACACTCAATCTgcattaatattcaaatatgctGGCTAGCTAATTGGTTTCAACACAGTTTTACTCGATCGTACTTTTTACTTGGAGCTGTCAGCTGCATATATACATCCTTTTCGGCTATCCCGATTTGCCTAGACTTACTTTTTGTAAAGTTATGAGATTTGAGTCCAATTTTTGGTCTGCTTTTGCATGTCCTTTTcgatttctttttcatttctagCACTACTGCTTAATTTCTTTCTGGCAATCTACTGGTAGATCAAGTGGAATCTGTAGCTAGCTACTTGCTAGGGTtttccaccctctctctctatatatatagtactagttatatatatgtgactGCAGTAAGTCATGATCAAAATCAACAGACTCAATATTACATTAATCCTGCTTAGAAATTTGttttgatgttatttttcaaaataatcatgTGATAGCTTTTGATAATTAGAGGAAAATAATACTATGCAGCCTGCCTTTTGGAGGAGACCTGTtgagattttcttcaaaattagtGCTTCTAAATCATTTGGTCGGCCAATTATTGGGTTAGGGAGACATTAATTGCATGCACGTACGTGTGGTTTCTTATCAAGATTTATTGGTTCCTATTTATTAGTTATAGTCGGGTCCTTGTCGTCATCTAAATCTTGATATGTACATCTGATCAGGACGAAAACTTGAAGCTGAAAAACCTCAAAGCTCAGCTCGGACAGCCTTTGTGTTGGAGTGATTACTTATCATTGCCATTTACACAGAATGTAagatatataaactaaataagCCACTCATTATAAAGTAATAATACCATGTTTTTCTATTCATCTATAGGTAATTACAGAAACTCTAAGGATCGGAAACATTATAATTGGTGTGATGCGAAAGGCCATGAAAGACGTGGAGATAAAAGGGTATTTGATACCAAAAGGATGGTGTTTTTTCGCATATTTTAGATCGGTTCATCTTGATGAAAATCACTATGACTGGCCTTACAAGTTCAATCCATGGAGGTGGCAGGTATATAAATATGGATCAGGACccattcttttctttccctttttaatTTGGTTAATTAATCTCTTGTGTTCATGCATTTGATCTATTAATTTAGTTTCTTTGAGCTTTTAGTAATGGCTTTGGGTTCCGGACAGGACAAAGACACGAGCACTTGTAACTTTACTCCTTTCGGAGGAGGGCAAAGGCTATGTCCTGGCCTTGACTTGGCCAGGCTGGAAGCTTCCATCTTCCTGCACCACTTTGTCACTGAGTTCAGGTAATGATCAGAATTCCCCCAACTCCCGTTTCACCAATGGTACTGAACTTTTAAacgcatgaaaataatttcatcttctTTGTTCAATCAATTTATATCATTGAACTCGTTTGTTATTTTATCCACGtggagaaaaacaaaagataaagcAGCTAGAATATTTGTAAATCGGCATTGATGGAAAGCTGAGATAATGATGAGCATCTAATTGGTCCCAATTCATATCCCACCACAGTACAGCTAATTAACAACGTCGTAGCTACATCAGCTGTGTGTGCCTGACAGAAACCTAAAAGAAACGGAGGGACCCCTATTTCGGGATAATGTTCTTTCATTCTTAAAGCTGTTGATCTTAGTTCAAAAAAATCCTTTTGCATCTTTATAGGAGAAATAAGCGGAAGTCCAATATTGTGAAGGTTAATGTCATGACAAAACAGTACTGCATTTCTTCTACACTTTTTACGCATCTTAGCAAAGACAAAACATAGCAAAAAACATCATACTTTCTGTCATTTTTTTTGGCTTTCTCAGTTTTTAGTAATGGCATCTTTTTCGTACTTTGTTGAAAGAGTCCTCTCCATACTAGATTCCAAATCATCCTTTGGCCGGCATAGACCACATGATTTGAACCATTAAAAATAGATTCCACAGATCTTTCCAAAGTGGGACGTCGATcggtttaaaattataaaaccaaGCTAGTCTCTCTGCGTTACCTGCACGCCTTTTACTGCAGATCGGGATCAGCAAAGACAAGACCATATATGACTGAGCTAGCTAGGCCTTGTACATACCATTAGAAAAgccctcatatatatatatatatatgtttgacgTACATTTTCAGGATTTTTCCTTAGTCAAGCGCGTCGAAAACATGATTCTCGAACAGTTCACAGTTCGTGTCTGCGTCTGCAGTGATAATTATTTGCAATAAAGTGACAGATCatcctcacacacacacacatataatatatatatataggcaggCAGCGACTAATAATTCATGCATATATTGAAGAAACGAGGCTATGGTCAATCTAGAGTTGTTAAATCAACGTAGGAAAGAGTTTAAAGTTTTGCTTGACTTGTAAGAAATACATCATCTTTTGGTGGTCTTGTCCATTGACTGCCTTCCTTTTTAAACAACTTACCAATTACTTTTACATAATCAATAACTATttaatatctcatctcatcgggTTGTGCATATGAATTCCTTTATACGCTCCAAGCTAGCCTGCATTTTATAATACTTGATCGATAGTCAAACATTCACTGATTTGAGTGTTGGACAGAGGAAGAGTGTACTTGATAATTAGTGTTTGATCATGCATGGAGTTTTGAATATAGGTTTCTATCTTTAATTTTCTCCATGCAGGTGGGTGGCTGAGGAAGACACAATTGTTAACTTCCCCACAGTGAGAATGAAGAGGAA is a window from the Juglans regia cultivar Chandler chromosome 7, Walnut 2.0, whole genome shotgun sequence genome containing:
- the LOC108991291 gene encoding uncharacterized protein LOC108991291; amino-acid sequence: MSDEAPKLYANKPKKAQAKQFQEQQQKAHEFSSPSSSSSSMGPQSSVPPPQRPKESLARRYKFLWPTLLAVNLAVGAYVFMSTKKKDTGVVEEVAIPASTKAATTAPAAEKPLPLPTITESVKSRKPVPEDQQRELFKWLLEEKRKVKSKDPEEKKRIDEEKAILKRFIRAKSIPSV
- the LOC108991288 gene encoding 3-epi-6-deoxocathasterone 23-monooxygenase CYP90D1 yields the protein MDTMWLVLGTSIFFSTIILYRKRFRLRSLHRSTLPLGSLGWPLIGETIEFVSCAYSDRPESFMDKRRRIYGKVFKSHIFGSPTIVSTDAEVNKFVLQSDAKAFVPSYPKSLTELMGKSSILLINGSLQRRIHGLIGAFFKSPHLKAQITRDMQKYVQESMANWKDDHPIYIQDEAKNIAFQVLVKALISLDPGEEMELLKKQFQQFISGLMSLPINIPGTTLYGSLQAKKKMVSLVQNIIQARRQSVLISTVPKDVVDVLLNDSSEQLTDDLIADNMIDMMIPGEDSVPILMTLAIKYLSDCPTALQQLTDENLKLKNLKAQLGQPLCWSDYLSLPFTQNVITETLRIGNIIIGVMRKAMKDVEIKGYLIPKGWCFFAYFRSVHLDENHYDWPYKFNPWRWQDKDTSTCNFTPFGGGQRLCPGLDLARLEASIFLHHFVTEFRWVAEEDTIVNFPTVRMKRKMPLWVKRRGNP